The region TGCCGAAATTGCGTCGCCAACTCATATGGAAACACCAACCAAGATATCTGGATCCTGGCTTTCAGCTAGAAGCCTTGCTGGCTGGATCTCATTTGTCTTTTAAAGATAAAACAGACGACATCAAAGTCTATCTGATGTCTCTGGGAGATGTTTGTTTGGTTTACAATCTCCAACCAACAAACATAACAAAGGTTGTTTCCTTTAAATGCTCCAAGGAAAAATCTAATTAGCTGGCAAATATAAGTCTTGAAACCGCATTTCTACATTTTGTGAGGACAGTGCAATACCTTTGGACGACTATTACACTTTATAATTTAATTGTTTGTGattgaaattgtttaataCCATTAACATCGGACTGGCCCATGCATCCTAAAGCAAACAGTTTGTGCATGTCCTTTGCCACTTCTTCGAATACGAAGGACATAATgtaattgaaatattttgttacTGTTTATGCTCACAAGTCATGTTAAGGATTTCATTGAACTATACAACAAGCCTCGGAACGAAATGCATGTAAGTTTCTGTGTAAAGCCTCAAATAACGTTTTTGTCAATGAAATGTAGAATTCTGTTGTTCTTTGTCCATGGACAtcataaaattgaaattgttactgtttatagcttaaaaagataaaaagttattgttgggttcatttttgttttgtattcttttgttgaaaCCGTAATATCGTGATGATTTAAAACCAAGAATctgtttccattttggtaattCTCCACTGTCGATCGAAATCTATATAATAAGCTCAATTATGCAAATCGATTCCTatttgccgtgcgtctgttcagtaacagatcacagaggacgtcaaaatgtggtaagaacataaGTGACACACTCAGCTGtccctcgtgtgccacttttttgttctgaCCACACTTTGAcgtctatttgttaaattcacATAACAAGTTGTCTTGGATACTtgactacaaaaaaaatgccgtgcacaaaacatggctctgtgtcttaaaattaccaattagtatttgttttgaatgGTTGCTTGTTGGCACTTAGTGAGAGCTATGTCTAGTATATTTATCTTTATCTATAGTTACATAGAAACACGGGATATGAAGTTTTAAATGGATATATTTGTAACGTGTGTTTAACAGttattattcctcaagcccgaataTACTCTGCTCCTAGTAGCCCATGAGTCagggcaagaggaataattgttttaattagtaaaattcaactagttggtcaaaaaaatatagagACTAAAGTTCTTTCACTAGTTAAAGCTTGACAAAACGCGATTCAGCCACCATTGTTTGGGTTTTCAAAGCTGGCGCCTTTTGTTACTAGTGGACTAGGAGTGCTCTATGGGTTTACCAGATCGAGCTTTAGATAGATACATAGACTTGAACTAGgacaaaaacatttgttttCTACTCCAAGTTTCTTGCTTCTTAGGAAGCAATCATCAGGCAACTgccaaaaagaagaaattcatGGTGTATTCAAAAAGAAGGAATACATGATGTATTCCACCCACGTATCTATTTAActatgatgatgattattattattgtaagttATTATTCGCTGatgtggaggtgaatagtggtggatatttgctGAGCCATGAAGCAGCGAGGTAAATATCCTCCACTTTCACTGACACTGAACTACTTTATCCGTGACAACAagactgaaaaatgattgatttttagagtttcgcATGTTGCTCGATGCTTGGAGGTGAATGTACTTATTTAATCACCTCTGAGATATGTAGTATACACTtcatgcatatatatatatatatatagatctCAGGGGATGTCCTGGAGGCtgaattatataataatatccAGGAAGGATATTATATTAAATCagttttgtaataataattgatgcAATGGTCACCTCCTTTTGCATGTTTCATGCCAACTTTGTGGAATAGGAAACACTGCATGAATTCCACCGCCTTTTAAGGGTCAGAGATCTGTGGATCATTTTTTAAGACAACTAAAAAAATTTGCGTTCAACATCCATTATTACAGAGGGTATTTGGAGTTCTAAAACTTGGAGAAATGTTAAATGCTCTCCAAAGAAAAGGAGAACTGTTTGAAGCCAACCGGCAATTTTTTAAGTGAGTTGGGGTCATACTGACAGTATCAAAACCACCTAGGAATTCTGATCTCCAAAGCCAGAAAAATATCAGAAAGACCTTAAacattgtaataaatttgGACTAATAAAATGCAATAAGAAGCATTTTCATGCCCAATTGCTTGCCTCAAGACTGATTCTTGGTAACCAAACAGGGGTTACAGTGCTATTAATATTTACATATCACTTTACTGTTGCAGGTTTGTGCTGATTGGCTTTGAAATCATGTCACAAGATGAACTATGTCAGCAAGCAAGTGCAGTGCAGATTTCCCAAGGgcaaatattaaacattactCTGCTAGCAAGTGAATGGAAGTCGACAGCAGGTGGTTTGTCAACATTAATTAGGGAACTGGCAATTAATCTGTCACAGATACAAAATGTGAGAGTTTCTCTCTTGGTCCCCGAGGGTGCTTGTAATGATGAAGACAAAATGGAGGCCAGAAGTTTTGGCATCAGTATTATTGACGCAAAGAAATGTGTTGGTGTTGCTCCTCTTGTCTGGTTGCGCAACCCACCTCAAGATCACAAAATAGATGTTATTGTTGGTCATGGTGTGAAACTTGGTTGTCAGGTGCCATTCATCAAAAGAGAGCCACAATTCCAAAATTGCAAGTGGGTACATGTGGTCCATACTGCACCAGAAGACCTAAGCAAATATAAGGACTATAGTAATCCAATTTCAAAGGGTGAAAAGAAGCTCTGGGATGAGGTTGATCTTTGCAAGTATGCTGACCTTGTTGTTCTAGTCAGACCAAAGCTTAGGAAAGcttatcattgttatttgcaggaaattaaaaaagaggAGGACTTTTTTGAGCTTATTCCTGGGCTTTTTGAGCGTGAGTTTGCGGATTTGTGTGCAAAGCGGAACCCCAAAGACGAGAGGGATGATTTCATTGTGTTGTTGTGTGGGCGTGGTGATGAGGAGGATTTTGAAGTTAAAGGTTACAACATCGCTGTTGAAGCCTTTGCTGATCAGAGGCTGAGGAGAAAACATTACTGTTTGCTTTTTGTGGGTTCACCTGAAGGAAAGCAGGATGAGGTTCGGGAAAGGCTGCTCAGTTTTGGAATTGACAGGAAACAGCTGACAGTGAGAGAGTTTGTGAAGAGCagagaaaaaatgaaggaGCTTTTTTGTGAAGTGGACATGGTCATCATGCCTTCAAAATCAGAGGGATTTAGCCTTGTTGCCCTTGAAGCCCTGTCAGCTGGTTTACCGATTCTTGTTGGGAGTAACTCAGGATTTGCGAGAGCAATAGAGGACATTCCATTTGGATCATACAGTGTAGTTTATTCAGAAGATCCTTCTAAATGGGCTGAATGTGTTCAGGGTGTTCGTGATAAATATAGGGTGCTCcttcatgaaaacaaaatactgaGGGAATTCTATAGCAAGATGTACTGCTGGAAAACACAATGTGAAGAACTTGTTGACAGATTATGGAAGATGGTTTATGGtaaagttttcatttaagtTTCTACTGGGTTAATATTGGCTTTATTCTTGTGCTCAAGGCAAAATGGAGATGTATAGATTCTCTTCTAGGTAGTCAAATATCCTTTTACAATGAATATGAATTCTGTCATTTGTTGCATGAGTGGTTGTACAATATTACCATATTGTTGATGATCATCTTATTGTATAATTCATATATAGTACATGTAATAACCAGGGAGGTAAATGCATCAGGGAACCAGATACAAGTGGTAAAATCATTCAAATGGAGGGGAAGGTAATTActaacacttgaaaatttggGGAAAGTAGGTAATTACATAGTCATCTAACTTCGCTGAAAAATAAGAGTAAAAAGGCTAttgaatttataataattgacATGCACCACTAATTGATACGGAAAACTGTTGATTATATCAAAGCGAATCATGCTTTGACAAAAGAGGAGTACCTGGAGGAATTCTCTAAGGGCAGGGAAGGAAGGCTTTCATAGGTCTACCGAGCGAGGTTTTACTCTTCAGGTACagttctgttttttgtttcttgctaCCTCGAATTCCTTGTAGTTGTTTCCATGCGATGTTTTAGAATaagtaaaatttgatttgtgaaaCGCATCAAATATGATCGGAATGTACGTGTAGTGAGAAgtcttgcattttgttttttcttttcttttcagaatttACTTATGAAAGATATTATCGGAATTCCTCGTCTCGGTTTTCTTGTCGGCTGTCCATACCAAAATATTGCTTCTTTGTCTATGTAACATATCTGAGGGTTTTGGTACTGACTTACGTCCTTTCTCTCTATCGATGCTCCAGTGTTAGTCCAAGAATAAATTGATGTGTGGATTAGCCATGACACATTCATTGTAGTGGTATTCTCTCACTGTATGGGCGCTTGGTCCTTTTACTGTCTTTAAGGAAAATAAGCTTTTCCGGGCTTACCTCTGTGTTATTTTTTCTGGTTTGATTAGTTAGTGCCAAGATTTGGTTAGTTGTCAGTGGGCTCttggttctttttttcccttgtttACCTCATCGATTAGTTTAATAGCTTCTTACACCGATGATAAGACCCTCTTTGTCAAACGTATGTAACACCCATTCGTCTAACCTccacttgttttttttcttcagaccCAGGCTCATCTGTACCAGCGGAAATTAGGGCCCGGGGCCCGAGGGCCGAGTATGCTTTCCAAAAGGCCATGCAAAATGGCAAGGTGAAAGTCTATCGCGGGCGCATCATGCTGCTTGGACAAGACCGTGCAGGAAAAACGAGCCTGAGGAAATCTCTTCTCGGTTTGCCTTTTGACCCTGAGCAAGAGAGTACCGTTGGAGTTGAAGTGGATGAGGTCAAGAATTGGATGCTGCGTAAAAAGGGCGAGGTGTCGGAGCTCAAAGATGAAATTGTAAGGTTTATTGTCAGGTATTTGAACAAGCCTGAAGCAGACGACAACGATTCTACTTATCCTAATGTAGAGGAAGTGAAGGTATGACGTATTGGTTTTATATGACGTATTGGTTGCTTGATTTGATTCAGAGCATGCGCAAAGCCGTAAGCTTGATGTGGTGAAGAAAgttcttcaatttttcaagTGCTGCTCACTGATTTCTAACTACCAGGGAAAGAAGTGAAAATTATATCAGTTTCATGAGATAAAAttgtgaaatttgaaaaacgtttcCCCATGAGTCTAATCCTAAACTGCCTATCTACAACAACATTACCATCAGTACTGGAGTTGAATGTTTATTGGTTTCCTTAGGGTTCTCATAGCGCATACTTATACCAACTTGAAGGAAGCACAGATTGGAAGACACTCTATAGCGTTTATCTTCTGTATGCCAATGAGATGTTAAGGAGGCTGGAAAGAGGTCACTCCATGACGCTTACATGCCAAAATCGCCTTTAATATTATCTTGTTTCATGCAGCTCTAGACAGATACCATTTTTCTCGTAGACAACTGTTCAGCTGAAGGAAAAGGAAGACCACGAGGAGCCAAAATTGTCGCCAGATGAAGATAAACCAGCGACCGATACGGAAGAAATAGAGGGTGGGCATCAAGCACTCACTGAAGAAAATCTAGTTGACAAAAACGAAGTAAGCAACGAGCTTGAACTGAATATCAATTTAAATGTCACTGACCTAGTAGTGCGTTCTTTACAAAGCCGACCAGAGGATGACATCAAATCCGAGGAAGTAATCTTAACTCTATGGGATTTCGCTGGCCAACATCTTTATTATGCTTCGCATTCTGTGTTTCTGTCTGGGCGAGCAGTTTACATCCTGGTGTATAATCTAAATAAGGACTTACTGGCAACGGCAGAGCCTTGCGCCAGACAAGGCCTGAATAAAGTCTTGCTGGAAAATCCGAACGATGAAACAAACTTGGATAATTTGTTGTCATGGCTAGTCTCAGTTCACAACATCCGATCTGCTGCCAACAAAAACGTAGCTCACCAAGGAAAGAAGCTGTCCTATCTACAGCCGCCAGTGATTATCGTTGGAACAAATTTAGATCAGCCCTTTAAAGAAGTAAAGACCACAGAAAAGGATATCAAGGACAGTATGTTAGACAAGGAGTATGCAAAACACGTAGTGTCATTTTTTGCTGTCGATAACAAGATGGAAAACGACGAAGGTGTGCAGGAGCTACGCCAAAGAATCATGGAAATCTTAAAAGAGGAACCTTACATGGGTAAAGAATTACCGTTGAGGTATGAAGGCCAATTTTATCCGATCTCATTAATGTTCTGTAGTAGAAATCAATTTATATTTAGTTTCGGTGTTATTTAGCTGAGCAGCACATCACATCAATCGCTTGCGGATGACCTTGATGGAAATCTCTCTCATGCCAAAACCTGAATTTGTTTCCAGACATCCTAAATTCAATTCTCCCTGCCCTTCTAATAAGAAACTGACCAGTTAGGTTTCTTTGGCTCTGTTGTGTTGattataattttctttttacacggtcgaaaatgtttcaagtttAAAATATTAGTGCACGTAAGAAAAACTTCGTaactttactttattttattatgaCATCAAGACAAAACAGTATTTGCTAAGatagaaaagaaatatagAGCTAGTTCACCACCtcgctgaaaaaaaagaaacaatactgaaagaataatttcaaatGTAACTGAACCTGGTTAGGAGTCAAATTTGCTAAAAGCATGGAGTTGACAAAATCGTGATTTTGCATGCAAATCCCGGATGTGCAGCGTCCTTCAGCGCTGTTGAACCATACCGCCTCGTTAAAAGTCGCTCTCAGGCCTGAGTTGCTGGAAACATGGTAAGCGCTAACTAGCGTTAACTATCATAGAAACATctaggtttcgatacttctttaaccaatggttagcgctaaccatacctcgagcaaccggcccctGAGTGTTTTACAGTATTATTTCTCTTTCCCTAGGTGgttcaagtttgaaagagcTGTTGATGGTCTTGTGGCCAAGCAGACGTACTTCATGGATCTGGATCAACTTCTCCCTGTTATTCGACAAGTTTGCCACATCGAAGACGAGGAAGAAGTGACGACCATGTTGAATTTCTATCATGACCTCGGCGTAATTGTTAAGCATGGTGGAACTGTAGTGCTCCAGGTCCAGTGGCTGATTGACCTGTTCAAGCAACTTATAACCGTGCGGCCTTTTGATGAGGCTGTAAGTGTTGCTTATTACTCATGCGTTTCTATTTGTTGCCTTCTTTAGGGTGACTTCCCTCTATCCCAAAAAAAATCGTACCAAAATTCTTAAGATGTCGCTCTGTGAATCGCAAGGCTTGGATAAGGCTGTTCCCATTAGAGGTCGAACCTGTGGTCTTCCGAGCACGGTTGCACTAGGAGAGTCTTGGCGCTACACCTTTAAATTAGGTTCCCGTCTTAAGTCTTAAGATCCAATATATTTCACAGGAGCAACCTAAATTCTTTAAGATGATCTTAAGCAGAGGGAGACTGGGGCTGATGAACTGTTGCCTCCAGCTGAAAAGGAgttaaattttgtgtttttgcctCCCTCAAATATAGAATCCTTTGTACTTGAATTGTTGGAGAGACCTGGAAAAAAACGGAATTTTGAGGAAAGATCTTGTCGACCACGTGTTTTCCAACTTTGTGAACAAAGACCCTCTAAAACAAGACATTCTTGATATGATGGAGGAGCATGGATtgattgccaaattttcaattgccACTGATGAAAACCAACATGAACAAAGGTATTTTGTTCCGACGCAGCTAAGATCATCGCCATTAGCACTGTACGAGATCAAGCCCTCTGAAAGTGATCCGTGTCCACTGGTTCTACATTTTCTTGATGGTTTTGTTCCGCATGGGCTCTTTCCTCAGCTTGTGTCAAAGTTCATTCATTGGTGTTCtgaaaatggtttcaaaaAGACTCCACAGCTTTTCAACAATGGGGCCAGGCTTTTCATCGGAAAACAGATCACATTTGCTCTTATCCTGATTTGCAGAAAGAGGTTCATCAAAATCGTTTTAAAGACAAGGAATCCGTCTTCCTCCAAATCCCTATCGATGAATGCctcaaacaaaatggctattGAAGTTCGCAACTTTATCGAGGGAACCTTAGATGGGTTTTCACGTGACCTTTCTTATTTAAGCAATCTTCGGTATGAGTTCAGTGTGGTGTGCACCCATTGCCAGCAACGCGAGAGTGACCTTGACGGGTTGTTGAGTTGTTGCCATGACGATCGGTTGCACCTTCTTCAAGTTTGTCCTGGGGAAGAGCTGATTTGCATGGAGAATTTCTCCGATGAAACGGTCAAGGTTCCTGGATGGGAGATGTGGTTCAAAGAATCCCATTCTCAGGTGAACAAGATTTTCTTTATAAGTGTTGGGACGATGAATTGCAACCCGGTATGTCTTTGTCAACTTCTCGGTACAGTATGAACCAGTTTATTCAAAGAATGGTTTGCAATGACTAACATTCACCATGATGGCTAGATACATTGAAAGATTACAGGCAACATTTGAATATACTACACTTGATGACTGATTGTTATCATTAGAAATGAAGGCGACAAGGAACTCTAAGAAGAGGTGCTAATGAATTATTGCAAGTCGATTACATAACACTCGTTCCACTGAACTGTTTaaggaaagaagaaataaaaggaGCGGGGATCCTTTTAATAGTAGCTTTAATTcggttatttatttatttagttctCTCATCTCGATTGGGTGTAAAGAAATGGCGAGGTTGTTGTCTGAAGCGGAAGGCATCTCGGGAGCTGATGCGAGAGAGAACTGCCACTCTAGAGGTCGAGAGATAATTATTTTacgtcattttcttgtttggtaggtgaata is a window of Acropora palmata chromosome 4, jaAcrPala1.3, whole genome shotgun sequence DNA encoding:
- the LOC141879802 gene encoding uncharacterized protein LOC141879802, which encodes MSQDELCQQASAVQISQGQILNITLLASEWKSTAGGLSTLIRELAINLSQIQNVRVSLLVPEGACNDEDKMEARSFGISIIDAKKCVGVAPLVWLRNPPQDHKIDVIVGHGVKLGCQVPFIKREPQFQNCKWVHVVHTAPEDLSKYKDYSNPISKGEKKLWDEVDLCKYADLVVLVRPKLRKAYHCYLQEIKKEEDFFELIPGLFEREFADLCAKRNPKDERDDFIVLLCGRGDEEDFEVKGYNIAVEAFADQRLRRKHYCLLFVGSPEGKQDEVRERLLSFGIDRKQLTVREFVKSREKMKELFCEVDMVIMPSKSEGFSLVALEALSAGLPILVGSNSGFARAIEDIPFGSYSVVYSEDPSKWAECVQGVRDKYRVLLHENKILREFYSKMYCWKTQCEELVDRLWKMVYDPGSSVPAEIRARGPRAEYAFQKAMQNGKVKVYRGRIMLLGQDRAGKTSLRKSLLGLPFDPEQESTVGVEVDEVKNWMLRKKGEVSELKDEIVRFIVRYLNKPEADDNDSTYPNVEEVKTTVQLKEKEDHEEPKLSPDEDKPATDTEEIEGGHQALTEENLVDKNEVSNELELNINLNVTDLVVRSLQSRPEDDIKSEEVILTLWDFAGQHLYYASHSVFLSGRAVYILVYNLNKDLLATAEPCARQGLNKVLLENPNDETNLDNLLSWLVSVHNIRSAANKNVAHQGKKLSYLQPPVIIVGTNLDQPFKEVKTTEKDIKDSMLDKEYAKHVVSFFAVDNKMENDEGVQELRQRIMEILKEEPYMGKELPLRWFKFERAVDGLVAKQTYFMDLDQLLPVIRQVCHIEDEEEVTTMLNFYHDLGVIVKHGGTVVLQVQWLIDLFKQLITVRPFDEANPLYLNCWRDLEKNGILRKDLVDHVFSNFVNKDPLKQDILDMMEEHGLIAKFSIATDENQHEQRYFVPTQLRSSPLALYEIKPSESDPCPLVLHFLDGFVPHGLFPQLVSKFIHWCSENGFKKTPQLFNNGARLFIGKQITFALILICRKRFIKIVLKTRNPSSSKSLSMNASNKMAIEVRNFIEGTLDGFSRDLSYLSNLRYEFSVVCTHCQQRESDLDGLLSCCHDDRLHLLQVCPGEELICMENFSDETVKVPGWEMWFKESHSQTKEPKEDILEAVGASSELKTTGQRVEAIKKNFTGLDESISQDDVLLIAHELGSLWKMFGRALNVPDAVIDQIEANKSDVTEKCYSVLTSWQERYPKDATYHRLARALKHPAVGRVDVADKYCGLLLCKVEAVAKDY